CATGCATGATAAGTTTCAGCAATGCGCGCAATTTCTGTATTGGTGAGTTCACGGTGTACGCGGTCAATCATCTTCCCTAACCCGCGAGCATCTATGAAAAGTGTTTCACCCGCGCGTTTCCGAAAACGGGGATTTTCCTTGTTTCTTGTAACAAACCAGAGGCAAACCGGAATAGATGTGGAATAGAAAAGTTGTCCGGGCAACGCCACCATGCAGTCTACTAAATCATTTTCAACGATGTTCTTGCGAATTTCGCCTTCGGTTGAAGTATTGCTGCTCATGGAACCGTTTGCCAAGACAAACCCAGCAATACCGTTCGGTGCAAGGTGATAGATAAAATGTTGCACCCAAGCGAAGTTGGCGTTGCCGGTAGGCGGGGTGCCGTAGACCCAACGTCTGTCTTCACGTAACCGGTCACCACCCCAGTCACTACTGTTGAACGGCGGATTGGCGAGGATGTAATCAACTTTTAGGTCTGGGTGCATATCGTCGTGAAAACTGTCAGCGTGTTCCTGTCCGAGATTCGCCTCAATCCCGCGAATCGCGAGGTTCATTAGTGCCAATTGCCGTGTGGTCGGGTTGGACTCTTGTCCATAGATAGAGATGTCATCGCGCTGCCCGCCGTGTGCTTCGACGAACGCTTCGCTCTGGACAAACATTCCACCTGAGCCGCAGCATGGATCGAGAATCCGCCCTTGATATGGCGCGAGCATCTCAACAAGCAGCTGCACGACACAGCGGGGTGTGTAGAATTGACCGCCCCTTTTGCCTTCAGCACTGGCAAATTGTGAAAGGAAGTATTCGTAAACTCTGCCCAGTATATCCTTTGAGCGATTCTCTTCTTCACCTAAACCGATTGTACCGATGAGGTCCACAAGTTCGCCGAGGCGTTGTTTGTCAAGTCCTGGGCGTGCGTAGTTTTTGGGCAGAACACCTTTGAGCCGCGGGTTCTCTTGTTCAATTGCAAGCATCGCGTTATCAATCAGTGTTCCAATTTCTGGTTGCTTGGCGTTTGCTTGTAAATGTGACCAGCGTGCTTCTTGTGGCACGTAAAAGATGTTTTCTGCCAAGTATTCATCTCTGTCCTCAGCGTAATCAAAACGGTCAATTTCCTCTTTGATATAGAATTCACTCTGAGGATTGGCAAATTCTTCAAGGAGGAGATTGTACTTTTCCTCAAAAGAATCCGAGATGTATTTGAGGAAAATCAACCCTAACACGACGTGCTTGTATTCGGCAGCGTCCATATTGTTACGGAGTTTGTCAGCTGCTTGGTATAAGGTCGCTTCAAAACCGAGCGTTGCGCCGTTTTTATTTGTGTCTGATTTCTTTTTTGCCATATTGGTTATTAGTTGTCGGTTTGCCTCGCAGTGAGAGTGATCAGTAGGGTACAATCGTTGTTAAAATGATAGCACATTCAGCGTAGAAATTCAACGGTTTTAATTGGAAAATATAGGTATTGACGGTTTATACAAGTAGGGGAGAGGACGCGGATTAGAAGGTATTATTTGCGACTTGAGCGGTGCGGTTGGAAACCGAACTATAGGTAGATGCCGCCCCTATGGGGCTTTGTGATTTATTCTACACAGATGCCATCCCTACGGGACTAAAGAGAGTTTTTAGCGGACCAGCGTTTTAGGTCTAAGTCCAGTGTGGTTGGATGAAGTTTAAATAAATAGTTCGGTAATTCCATAAAAGATACTTTTCAATCAAGAAATCTATAATCCGCGTCATCCGCGTCATCCGTGTAATCCGCGATTCAGACAATTAGCATCACACATTATCCGATTAAATTTTTAATCTTCATGAAACCACACCTATCGTTTTTTGAAATGCCACTCAACGTCCAGTGGAGGGTTGTGGTGGCCAGTGAAGTCCGCGTTGGCCCGATAAGGCACGATTGGGAGACGGACGATACTCACGATCAGGCAAACCGATGAGTTTGCTATTTTCTACCCATTCTTCATCGCTGCCATAGAGTTCACCGATTAAGTGATTCGTTAATCGCTCAAGCACTTCGGCATACTCAGGTGAATTGGCGAGATCGTTTAACTCTCTCGGATCCTCTTCTAAATCGAAGAGTTGTCGGTAGTTGCCAGTGGCGTAGTAGATGAGCTTGAAGCGTCCCTCATGAATCATTCGGGTTGCACTTCCACCCTCGCCACATTCGCCGTACAACCACTCCCGTTTCTCGTCGCCTACCATCGGTATTCCGTCCACTGTGTCTGGGATATCGATACCTGCGAGGTGGAGAAGCGTCGGCATAACATCCTGCCATCCAACAAGCCGGTCATCAACTCTATGATGTCCTACCCGTCCATCGCCTGCTGTACCGACAAGGAGCATAGGAACGTTGGCGGAATCTTCATAATAGAGCCGTTTTGCCCACATCCGATGGTTGCCGAGCATATCGCCGTGGTCAGAGGTGAACAGGAGAATTGTGTTGTTTAACAAACCTTCTTCCCGTAGAGTTCCGATAACAACGCGCAATTGATGGTCAATATGCGTGCAAAGTGCATAAAACGCTTGGCGTGCAGAACGGATTAGGTCTTCATTGTAAAGCGAATTCTGCACCTGACGCGATCTGAGGGGTAAAGGTAAATTTTCAGTTTCTTTAGCCCACTCACCACAATAGGGCATATCCACATCAATATCGCGATACATATCCATGTAGCACTGGAGGGGTGCCAAGGGTGGATGCGGATGACAGTAGGAAAGGTACCAGAATCCGGGACGGGTCGGGTCGCGGCGTTTAATCATCCGCACCATCTGCTGCGTACTCCAGTTCGTAACGTGACAATCTTCAGGAAGGTGCCAAGGACGGTTGAGGTAATCGTTGTTGCACATTCCGTGAGCGAACTGCTGACCCGCATACCCTCTGTCGCCGAGGAAGAGTTCATAGTCATCGACCACGCCGTATTGTAATCTGCCTTCCTCGCCCAATAGTACATCGTCGAAACCGATACGGTCGCGTTGGGGATAGACGTGCAGCTTACCGACAGCGTAAGCCTGATACCCGGCATTACGAAACGTCTGTGCGATTGTCGGTAGTCCACCTATATCTTTCTGATCGTTGAAAACCCTGTCTTTGTGGGTCCGCGTTGTTGCGCCGGTCATCAACGTCTTTCGCGCTGGAACACAGACTGGGCATTCACTGTAGCCGCGCGTAAAGCGGGTACCAGCACGAGCGATCGAATCAAGCGTCGGTGTCTGAATAGCCGGATGTCCGCTGACACCCAGAAGTGAGTTGGGCCAGTGGTCAGTCGAGATGAGCAGAACGTGTGGTTTGTCAGCCATAGTCATTCCTTTTAGCGATCGTAACGTGCAAAGTAGAAGGTCTTAAGCGGTTCATCCGTGTCATTGATAAGGCTATGCCCTGGATTTGACGAAGCCACAGAGACAGCATCGCCCGGCATCTGACGATAAACATTCCTGCTGACAACGTGAATGCCATTACCCTCAAGCATATACCAGACCTCATCCATATCAGGACCGTGTCCATGTGTATCAGGTGTTTGCATCGCTTCGATCCGCACCATCAGCACTGAATGCAGAGTCACTAAGCCGTCGTCTGGACCGAAAATCGGATGTACGAGATGCGTCCAATGTCCTTGTCCCAAGGGGCGTTCGCGATAGTTTCGGATGAGCGCATCCTTGCGTGGTGCCTCCACGCCGTCCGGGATTACCTCTTCCAATATCAGAAATTCTAACGGGGCATCTTCCAAGTTATTCAAAACGTGGTTAAGGCCGGGCGGGACAAGGATCGCGTCCCCTTCTCCAACCTGCTGTTTCAAGTCTCCCGCCTCAAACACGCCGGAACCGTCAACAATGTAGAAAATAAGTTGTCGATCATCTAATGCAGTGGGAACTGAAGATATTTTCGGTTCAAGATAGCATCGAGAGAAACTATCAACATATCTCAGAATCGCGCCCTCTTTATCTGTAGCGTCTCCGTTGCTTTTGCTAAAGATCTCGCGTTTAATGATGTTACCGTGCGTCAGACTTGAAGGACTCTGTAACCAATGTCGCATATACATTGTGAATACCTCCGATGGACATCAATTGGATGGACAAGGCTCGTTAAATTCCGTTCACGCCACCTTACCAATCTTCCCGCCAAGACCCCATGCTTCAGCTTGCGGGATGTAGGCCGGCATTGGGTTTGTGAGTAAAAAACATTTGACATTTCCCTAAAAATGTGGTATAATTAATAATACTGACACTTGGATACCGCTCTTACCCTGCACAAACCTTGTGCAGGAGGTATCCGCCACGGTAAGAGGTGGTCAAATGGTGTCAGGTGTCAATACCACCTAAAAAGTATAAGAGACCGTTGACGCGTAATTGCACGAAAGTGTGAATCGGGGCAGAGGTCAAAGCCTGCACGTTGTATTGCGGTCTCACCTTCAACTTTTCTCTCCATTTCGGAGAGAGGCAGGCGGGGATAGCCAAGAACGTGTTAACTTGATATGCCCAAGGGAACTTTTTTGACCCAAGGGGAATCGCCTGCTGGTGGAGACGGATTAAGACGGTCTACTCTTTGAGAAAACCGCACTGTCTACGAAGCCGAAGCCCCTACCTTTAGGTAGTGGGTGCTATCACCAAATGTTGTGACAATTGGCAAAGGAAAAGTTCCAATGGCAATCAGCAGTCAGCTGCCGATTACGCTAAATATGATAGCGAATTTAACAACTTGTGTCAATAAAAAACAGCGTCTACATCTCCGACCTAAGAGACGGAGTTTTGACGCTGAAGATTATGATAACGGAGGATTATTGATTATATCTGCATCACTGTGGTATTTGTTAGATAGGGAGAATCAAATTCTGTCATGCAGTCTGCGTTGCACCCGGGAACTGGAAAAAGGCGTACCGATAGCGGCTTGTTCAACTGTATGGAGAGTGTGGCGACATCCGTCAGAATAGCGGCAATCTGAGATGTGGAAGCATCGCCGGGTATCGGAATTGTATCCAACCCCGTCCCACAGACAGTGGAATAGAGAAGGAGGCTGTCAAGATTAAAATAACCCGCTTCACTTCGCTCTCCTAAACCTACATCTTCAAGGACAGGGAGCATTAATCCTGAATATCCACAGAGCGGCAGTTCGAGGGATCGGAGTGTGTGAGTGAGACCAGCAGCGACTGTCAATGTGCCGCGCTCGCCAAAATAACCGGGGAGTTGTTGTTCCATGGCGTAAGCGATGCTTTCATCGCCCATCGGTGCCAGCGATGCGTCTATACCAACAAACTTTATGCCCCATTCCTGCGCCAACGTTTGTGCGAGTGCGACAATCTTTTGTCCTTCCGCTTCCATGACGGTTTTCAGGTTCTGCAAGCCGACTTCTAAATTCGGGGCATCCGTGAAAGCGTCTTGCACAAGGTCTATAGCCTGCCATCCGATACTGAAGTTAGTCCGAGTGTCGCGCCAGTACGCTGCTGGGAAGAAGGGCGTATTTGGTGGGCAGTTCATCAACGCTGCAAAACGAAGGTTTCCGTAGCCAGCATCGGTACGATGTGCGATCTGTCGGATGATGTCTGCAGTGTTTTCAGTGATATCCGATGCTATACGTCCAGATTGTGTCGTAAGGGTAACGGTGGCGTAGAGCAGCTCACTTTGCACAATCACATCGGCAACACGAGCGAGATGCGTTTCTGTGTATCGCTTTTCCGGTAGGATTGTCCCCAAGTTAAGGAATTCAATTCCCAAGGCTTGTGCATCGGACTCTAATGTAAGGATCGCGTCTATATCGCGTGCCTCATTCCAGATTTGGCAGCTGACACGTGTCGTTTGGACTTCGTAACCGTTCCCTTCAAAGCAGGTTCGACAGGCGGTGTTAAATTTTGCCGCACGTTGAAGTTGGTAAGGAGAAAAAGGGAGTGGAATACCTGTCGTGATCGTTCGTATCTTCATGTGGTGTGCATTAGTTCATCAAACAGTATCTTCGCCGTAAAGTCCGATATGCCGGTAACGCTCGTATCGCTGTTGAATCAATTGTTGCGGGGTCATCTGCAGTAATTCGGTGAGGTGTTTCCGCACCGCACGTTTGACGTTGCGTACAGAAGCCTCTGCATTCCTATGCGCGCCACCGAGCGGTTCCCGAACAACTTGGTCAATAACTCCCAATTTAAGCAGATCTGGGGCGGTAGGTTTATAGCCTTCGGTCGCCTCTGGTGCATGTTCGCCCTTGTCCTTCCACACAATACCACTGCAGGCTTCGGGTGGCGCAACACAGTAGACGGCATATTCCATCATCAAAACACGGTTTCCGACTGCGATTGCCAAAGCACCGCCACTTCCGCCTTCGCCAATAATAACGACGAGAATTGGGACACGCATCGTCATCATCTCCGCAAGATTTTCAGCGATCGCCATCGCCTGTCCATACTCCTCAGAGCGGAGATCAAAATGTGCTCCAGGGGTATCAACAAGACAGATTAAGGGTCGGTTGAACTTGTTTGCTAACTGCATCAACCGTCTCGCTTTGCGGTAGCCCTCTGGATGTGTGTAACCGAAATTCATTTCCTGCCGCTCTTGAAGGTTCGTGCCTTTCTGTTGTGCAAGGTAAACGATGGGTTGCTCGTCGAACCATGCGAAGCCTCCGATGAGCGCGCGGTCATCGCCGTAGAGTTTATCACTGTGGAGTTCAACGGGTTCTTCAAGGAGCGCGTCAATATAGAAGGAAGCTTGTGGACGTTGCGGATGCCTTGCCAACCGCACTTTATCCCAGCGACTTAAATTTTGGAACGTCTGTTTTGTGAGCGTGTCCGCATTTTCCTTTAGTGCTGTAATCCCATCCGTGAGGTCTAACTCAGGATGCGTTTCCGAAAAAGCATTTAATTGGGCAAGATGCCGTTCCAACTCAATCAGTGGTTTCTCAAATTCTAATTCTGTTGTATTCATATTTATTCGCTTTCGGCTTTCGGCGGTTGGTTAAGCAATGTTTGACGCAATCAAAACTTCTTAACCAACTGCCGATAACCAATGACCATTCTTCCGACTGTCTGCTGCTGACAGCCGATTGTGATTAAGATTGACGTGCCTCCTTACTAAGCCCGATCCAGACACAGACTCCCATTCCCAATAGGACAATAGCAAACGGGAAGCCCGTCGCAAGGGAAGCAGCTTGTAATGCTTTCAGTCCTCCACCAAGTAAGAGTGCGATAGCGACTAATCCCTCCGCAGTACACCAGAACACACGTTGTGGAACAGGGGCATCAACCTTACCACCGGCTGCGATGATGTCAATAATCAAGGAACCGGAGTCCGACGAGGTAACGAAAAAGATGATCGTTAACGTCATGCCGACACAGGAAAGCAACGTTGTCCACGGGAGTCCTTCAAACATTTTGAATAGGGCAAGTTCGTAAGTATATGTCTCAACACTTTCGGTTACACCCGTGTAACCCCCCGTGAGGAACTGGTGAATAGCAGTGCCACCAAAGGCACTAAACCATATCAAACATAGCAACGTTGGTAGAAGCAAGACAAAGATTACGAATTCGCGAACTGTGCGCCCTTTTGAAATGCGAGCAATAAATGTGCCGATGAACGGTGCCCAAGCGATCCACCATGCCCAGTAGAAAGTCGTCCAATCGTAGAAGAAGGCAGTGTCTTCACGTCCAATCCAGTTGCTGAGCGGCACAATCTTCATAATATAGGTACCAATCCCAGTGAAGAAACTGCGGAAAATGTAGAGTGTCGGGCCAAGGAGAATAACAGCAAACAATAACAAAAAGGCGAGGATTATATTGAACTGACTGAGGCGCTTGATACCGACATTAATCCCCGTCATCACCGAGATCAACGCGATGGCTGTAATCCCTACAATTAGCAGGACCATCGTGAGGTTGTTCGCTGGAACTCCAAACAGATGGTTAAGACCAGAGGTCACCTGTTCTACACCCAAACCGAGAGAAGTTGCGAGTCCAAAGATACCTGCGAATATGGCGAGGATATCAATGATGTGCCCAGGCCACCCCCATATTCGGTCACCAAATATGGGATAAAAAGCGGATCGGATGAGGAGCGGCAAACCCCGATTATAGGCGAAAA
The Candidatus Poribacteria bacterium genome window above contains:
- a CDS encoding DUF711 family protein, with amino-acid sequence MKIRTITTGIPLPFSPYQLQRAAKFNTACRTCFEGNGYEVQTTRVSCQIWNEARDIDAILTLESDAQALGIEFLNLGTILPEKRYTETHLARVADVIVQSELLYATVTLTTQSGRIASDITENTADIIRQIAHRTDAGYGNLRFAALMNCPPNTPFFPAAYWRDTRTNFSIGWQAIDLVQDAFTDAPNLEVGLQNLKTVMEAEGQKIVALAQTLAQEWGIKFVGIDASLAPMGDESIAYAMEQQLPGYFGERGTLTVAAGLTHTLRSLELPLCGYSGLMLPVLEDVGLGERSEAGYFNLDSLLLYSTVCGTGLDTIPIPGDASTSQIAAILTDVATLSIQLNKPLSVRLFPVPGCNADCMTEFDSPYLTNTTVMQI
- a CDS encoding class I SAM-dependent DNA methyltransferase is translated as MAKKKSDTNKNGATLGFEATLYQAADKLRNNMDAAEYKHVVLGLIFLKYISDSFEEKYNLLLEEFANPQSEFYIKEEIDRFDYAEDRDEYLAENIFYVPQEARWSHLQANAKQPEIGTLIDNAMLAIEQENPRLKGVLPKNYARPGLDKQRLGELVDLIGTIGLGEEENRSKDILGRVYEYFLSQFASAEGKRGGQFYTPRCVVQLLVEMLAPYQGRILDPCCGSGGMFVQSEAFVEAHGGQRDDISIYGQESNPTTRQLALMNLAIRGIEANLGQEHADSFHDDMHPDLKVDYILANPPFNSSDWGGDRLREDRRWVYGTPPTGNANFAWVQHFIYHLAPNGIAGFVLANGSMSSNTSTEGEIRKNIVENDLVDCMVALPGQLFYSTSIPVCLWFVTRNKENPRFRKRAGETLFIDARGLGKMIDRVHRELTNTEIARIAETYHAWRGDEGASEYADVPGFCKSTTLAEVQENGNVLTPGRYVGAEVQEEDNEQFEDVMANLTEKLTEQMAEARRLDDAIEKNLQMLGFGNE
- a CDS encoding BCCT family transporter, whose translation is MREEGQQPQYMQEREYKKLFGLEIYLTPVFVISGIAIIVFIVGSLIFQEGATKLFGDLRVWLTTNLDWLFMITANLVFIFCLVVALSPLGKVRLGGADAKPEYSYLTWLAMLFAAGVGIGLLFFGVSEPVTYFQGGSYSPLGTETVYDPETVYTAENVPDAGDPKVQTAASLGIATTVFHWGLQGWAIYGVVGLALAFFAYNRGLPLLIRSAFYPIFGDRIWGWPGHIIDILAIFAGIFGLATSLGLGVEQVTSGLNHLFGVPANNLTMVLLIVGITAIALISVMTGINVGIKRLSQFNIILAFLLLFAVILLGPTLYIFRSFFTGIGTYIMKIVPLSNWIGREDTAFFYDWTTFYWAWWIAWAPFIGTFIARISKGRTVREFVIFVLLLPTLLCLIWFSAFGGTAIHQFLTGGYTGVTESVETYTYELALFKMFEGLPWTTLLSCVGMTLTIIFFVTSSDSGSLIIDIIAAGGKVDAPVPQRVFWCTAEGLVAIALLLGGGLKALQAASLATGFPFAIVLLGMGVCVWIGLSKEARQS
- a CDS encoding cupin domain-containing protein, which translates into the protein MYMRHWLQSPSSLTHGNIIKREIFSKSNGDATDKEGAILRYVDSFSRCYLEPKISSVPTALDDRQLIFYIVDGSGVFEAGDLKQQVGEGDAILVPPGLNHVLNNLEDAPLEFLILEEVIPDGVEAPRKDALIRNYRERPLGQGHWTHLVHPIFGPDDGLVTLHSVLMVRIEAMQTPDTHGHGPDMDEVWYMLEGNGIHVVSRNVYRQMPGDAVSVASSNPGHSLINDTDEPLKTFYFARYDR
- a CDS encoding sulfatase-like hydrolase/transferase; amino-acid sequence: MADKPHVLLISTDHWPNSLLGVSGHPAIQTPTLDSIARAGTRFTRGYSECPVCVPARKTLMTGATTRTHKDRVFNDQKDIGGLPTIAQTFRNAGYQAYAVGKLHVYPQRDRIGFDDVLLGEEGRLQYGVVDDYELFLGDRGYAGQQFAHGMCNNDYLNRPWHLPEDCHVTNWSTQQMVRMIKRRDPTRPGFWYLSYCHPHPPLAPLQCYMDMYRDIDVDMPYCGEWAKETENLPLPLRSRQVQNSLYNEDLIRSARQAFYALCTHIDHQLRVVIGTLREEGLLNNTILLFTSDHGDMLGNHRMWAKRLYYEDSANVPMLLVGTAGDGRVGHHRVDDRLVGWQDVMPTLLHLAGIDIPDTVDGIPMVGDEKREWLYGECGEGGSATRMIHEGRFKLIYYATGNYRQLFDLEEDPRELNDLANSPEYAEVLERLTNHLIGELYGSDEEWVENSKLIGLPDREYRPSPNRALSGQRGLHWPPQPSTGR
- a CDS encoding acetyl-CoA carboxylase carboxyltransferase subunit alpha; translation: MNTTELEFEKPLIELERHLAQLNAFSETHPELDLTDGITALKENADTLTKQTFQNLSRWDKVRLARHPQRPQASFYIDALLEEPVELHSDKLYGDDRALIGGFAWFDEQPIVYLAQQKGTNLQERQEMNFGYTHPEGYRKARRLMQLANKFNRPLICLVDTPGAHFDLRSEEYGQAMAIAENLAEMMTMRVPILVVIIGEGGSGGALAIAVGNRVLMMEYAVYCVAPPEACSGIVWKDKGEHAPEATEGYKPTAPDLLKLGVIDQVVREPLGGAHRNAEASVRNVKRAVRKHLTELLQMTPQQLIQQRYERYRHIGLYGEDTV